CAGAAAGGCGTTGGGCCTCCTCGGCCCTCTCCAAGATCTCCTCCAAGGAGAGCAGGGGGTACCGGGCGATGGCGGCTTGGGATCTAGCGGACTGGGCGCAGTAGGCGCAGTCCTCTGGGCAGAAGCCGCTTTTAACGTTGAGAAGACGGACCAGCTTGAGCCGCCGTCCGAAAAAGTACTCCTTGACCCGGATGGCCGCCTCCGCCAAAGCAGGCAGGGCCTCGGGTGGGGCCTCGAGGACAAAAAGGGCTTCCTGTAGGCTCAAGGGCCTTTCGGCCAGGCGAGGAGGGTCCAGATCGGGCCACGCCATGTTCGTAAACCAAAATAAACTAAGAAAGTTTACGAAAGCAAGGGGCGCGTTGCCCAAATCACGGCCGTGCCCTAAACTTAGACCTCGTGAAGAGGGTGATGTTCCACGCCAAGATCCACCGGGCCACCGTGACCCAGGCCGACCTCCACTACGTGGGCTCGGTGACGGTGGATCAGGACCTCCTGGACGCCGCCGGGATCCTTCCTTTTGAGCAGGTGGACATCTACGACATCACCAACGGGGCCCGGCTCACCACCTACGCCCTTCCCGGGGAACGGGGGTCCGGCGTCATCGGGATCAACGGGGCCGCGGCCCACCTGGTGCGGCCAGGGGACCTGGTGATCCTCGTGGCCTACGGCGTCTTTGACGAGGAGGAGGCGAGGAACCTCAAGCCCACCGTGGTCCTGGTGGACGAGAGGAACCGGATCCTCGAGGTGCGCAAAGGGTAACCCCCGCGCCCGCGGGGAAAGAGGACATGAAGCGCCTCAAGCTCTACCTGGAGCTCGTCCGCTTTGAGCACACCCTCTTCGCCCTCCCCTTCGCCTACGGGGGGATGCTCCTTGCGGCCGGAGGCTGGCCGGGGTGGCGCACCTTCCTCCTCGTCACCCTGGCCATGGTGGGGGCGAGGACCATGGCCATGGCCCTGAACCGCCTCATTGACTGGCGGCTGGACGCCTTAAACCCCAGGACCAAGGACCGCCATCTGCCCAGGGGGCTCGTCAAGCCCGGGGAGACCCTGGCCCTCGCCCTCTTCGGCCTCCTCCTCCTGGTCTACGCCGGGCTCCACCTCAACCCCCTCACCGCCAGGCTCCTCCCCGTGGCCGTCTTCTTCCTCGTCTTCTACAGCTACACCAAGCGCTTTACCTGGCTGTGCCACTACGTCCTGGGCCTCACCATCGGGGCGGCGGCCGCCGGGGGGTGGATCGCCGTCACGGGGAGCTTCGCCCCCACGGCCTACGCCCTTTGGGCGGGGGTGGGGCTTTGGATCGCCGGGTTTGACATCCTCTACGCCACCCAGGACTACGCCTTTGACCGGGCCTATGGGGTGAAGAGCATCCCCGCCCGCTTCGGGATCCCCCAGGCCCTCCGGGTGGCCCGGGCGAGCCACCTCCTGGCCTGGCTCGCCTTCCTCTGGGCGGGGGTGAGCTACGGCGCCGGGCCCCTTTACTACCTGGGCCTCCTCCTCGTGGGGGGGCTTCTCCTCTTTGAGCACCGCCTCGTCTCCCCCGAGGACCTCTCCAAGGTGGACGTGGCCTTCTTCCAGGCCAACGTGGGCGTAAGCCTGGGGATGTTCCTCTTCATCGTCTTGGACCTCCTCGCCCGCGGGGCTTGACGGGGAGGGGCAGACGGGAGTAATCTAGGCCTACCGACCATTCGGTAGGCTATGGTGACTGCAACTAAAGACCGCATCCTAGAGGAGGCCGCCAGGCTCTTCACGGAGAAGGGCTACGAGGCCACCAGCGTCCAGGACCTCGCCCAGGCCCTGGGGCTTTCCAAGGCGGCGCTGTACCACCACTTCGGGAGCAAGGAGGAGATCCTCTACGAGATCAGCCTCCTCGCCCTGGAGGGCCTGGTGGCGGCGGGGGAAAAGGCCTTGGAGGTGGCGGACCCTAAGGCCGCCCTTCTTCGCTTCATGGAGGCCCACGCCCGCTACTTTGAGGAGAACCGCCCCTTCTTCGTGGCCATGCTCCAGGGCCTGCAAAGCCTCTCCCCGGAGCACCGGGAGGCCACCGTCCGCCTCCGCGACCGGCACGAGGAAAACCTCCGGGCGATCCTGAGGCGCGGGGTGGAAAAAGGCGTCTTCCGGGAGGTGGACGTGGCCCTGGCGGGGCGGGCCGTCCTCTCCATGCTCAACTGGATGATCCGCTGGTTCCGGCCCGACGGGCCCATGCGGGCGGAGGAGGTGGCCCGGGCCTACCATGACCTGATCCTGAGGGGGTTGGAACGTGGAAGTGCCTGAGCACAAGGAGATCCGGGAGCTCGCCCGGAGGTTTCTCTCCGAGCGGGGCGGGGCGCTTAGGGCCTACGAGGAAGAGGAGGCCTTCCCCTGGCCCCTGGTGGAGGAGATGGCGGAGCTCGGCTTCCTCGGGGTCTTCGTCCCCGAGGCCCTGGGGGGAGCGGGGCTGGACTTCTTCGCCTACCTCGCCCTCCTGGAGGAGATGGGGGGGTGGGCCTCCTTGCGCTCCATCCTCTCGGTGCAGCAGAGCCTCGTCCTCACCCCCCTCCTCGCCTACGGCACGGAAGCGCAAAAGGCCCGCTACGTGCCCCGCCTCGCCCGGGGGGAGGTCCTCGGGGCCTTCGCCCTCACCGAGCCCGAGGCCGGGTCGGACGCGGCAAGCCTCAAGACCCGCGCCCACAAGGAGGGAGACTTCTACGTCCTGGAGGGGCAGAAGACCTTCATCTCCCACGCCAACGTGGCCGAAGTCTTCCTCGTCTTCGCCAAGACCGACCCCGAAAAGGGGGCCAAGGGGATCACCTGCTTCCTGGTGGAGCGGGGAGACGGGGTGAAGACGAGCCCCCTGAAGGGGAAGCTCGGCCTAAAGGCGGCGGACACGGGGATGGTCTTTCTGGACGGGGTGCGGGTGCCCAAGGACCGGGTCCTGGGGAAGGAGGGGGAGGGGTTTAAGATCGCCCTCTCCACCCTGGACACGGGGCGGGTCTCCCTGGCGGCGGGGGCGGTGGGGCTCATGCAGCGCGCTTTGGACCTCTCCTTGGCCTACGCCAGGGAGAGAAAGCAGTTCGGCCGGCCCATCGCTCAGTTCCAGCTCGTCCAGGAGCACCTGGCCGCCATGAAGCTGGACCTCGAGGCCGCCCGCCTCCTCACCTACCGGGCGGCCTGGAAGAAGGTCAAGGGGGAGCCCTACACCCTCGAGGCCAGCCTGGCCAAGCTCTTCGCCTCGGAGGCGGCCAACCGGGTGGCCTACCGGGCCATCCAGGTCCACGGGGGGTACGGCTTCTTTGAGGAGTACGAGGTGGCAAGGCTCTATAGGGACGCCCGCATCCTCACCCTCTACGAGGGGACGAGCGAGGTGCAGAAGCTCATCATCGGGGCCCATCTCACGGGAGTAAGGGCCTTCGCCCAAGGAGGTAGGTATGTTCCGCATAATCACTTGGATTCTTGCTCTGCTAGTAGGTAAGCTTTACAAGCTTCAGCTGATAGCTCGGGCAAACATGCCCTGGATCCCCGATTCGTCTCGTGGCTGGTGGTGTAATTTCGGAGTCTACTCTAAAGCCTTGGATATAAGGAGGTGTGCTGTGAGGTTTGCATGGGCTTTGGTGGTACTTTTGGGATCGGCTCTGGCTCAGTACCGGATCGGGTCCCACTTACCCCTTACGGGTAGCTTGGCCCGCATAGGTGGTGAAATGGCCAACGGCGTCCGGTTGGCAGTGGAGCATTTCAACCAGGCAAATCCAAACCTCAAGGTGGAACTCGTCCTTCTGGACGATGAAAGTTCACCCGCAAAGGCAGTGGCCGCGGTGGAGCGTCTCGTGGGGAGAGAAAGGGTATTGGGGATCACAGGAGGATATGGCTCCAATTTAATTGGACCTGCCTCGGAAGTGGCTGAAAGGGCTCGGGTACCTTACATTACCAGCGGAGGTCTGGCCCGGGAGCTCACAGAGCGAGGCTTCAAGTACTTCTTCCGCTTCACAAACGTTCAGGGCTACACCGTGGTGGTTGACCTAATTGCAAGGGGGTTCGGGGCTAAGCGCGTGGCCCTACTCCACGACGATGGGGCCGGGGGTACAGACGTTGCCAAGGCCGTCCTTGAACGCATTCAAGAAGCCGGTCTAGAGGTTGTTTTTCAAAGTAGCTACCCTGGCCGGGCTACCGACCTTAGGACCCCATTGGAGCGAGTGAGCCGCTCGGGGGCCGAAGTTTTGATCTTTATCGGCTACGAGAACAACTACGCTGTTGCTTTACGAAACGCACAAGTGGTCCGGCCAAATCTAAATGCCTTTGTGGGACTCTACAGCCTGATCACACCTTCTCTCCTCAAGG
This region of Thermus thermophilus genomic DNA includes:
- the panD gene encoding aspartate 1-decarboxylase; this encodes MFHAKIHRATVTQADLHYVGSVTVDQDLLDAAGILPFEQVDIYDITNGARLTTYALPGERGSGVIGINGAAAHLVRPGDLVILVAYGVFDEEEARNLKPTVVLVDERNRILEVRKG
- the mqnP gene encoding menaquinone biosynthesis prenyltransferase MqnP; amino-acid sequence: MKRLKLYLELVRFEHTLFALPFAYGGMLLAAGGWPGWRTFLLVTLAMVGARTMAMALNRLIDWRLDALNPRTKDRHLPRGLVKPGETLALALFGLLLLVYAGLHLNPLTARLLPVAVFFLVFYSYTKRFTWLCHYVLGLTIGAAAAGGWIAVTGSFAPTAYALWAGVGLWIAGFDILYATQDYAFDRAYGVKSIPARFGIPQALRVARASHLLAWLAFLWAGVSYGAGPLYYLGLLLVGGLLLFEHRLVSPEDLSKVDVAFFQANVGVSLGMFLFIVLDLLARGA
- a CDS encoding TetR/AcrR family transcriptional regulator translates to MVTATKDRILEEAARLFTEKGYEATSVQDLAQALGLSKAALYHHFGSKEEILYEISLLALEGLVAAGEKALEVADPKAALLRFMEAHARYFEENRPFFVAMLQGLQSLSPEHREATVRLRDRHEENLRAILRRGVEKGVFREVDVALAGRAVLSMLNWMIRWFRPDGPMRAEEVARAYHDLILRGLERGSA
- a CDS encoding acyl-CoA dehydrogenase family protein encodes the protein MEVPEHKEIRELARRFLSERGGALRAYEEEEAFPWPLVEEMAELGFLGVFVPEALGGAGLDFFAYLALLEEMGGWASLRSILSVQQSLVLTPLLAYGTEAQKARYVPRLARGEVLGAFALTEPEAGSDAASLKTRAHKEGDFYVLEGQKTFISHANVAEVFLVFAKTDPEKGAKGITCFLVERGDGVKTSPLKGKLGLKAADTGMVFLDGVRVPKDRVLGKEGEGFKIALSTLDTGRVSLAAGAVGLMQRALDLSLAYARERKQFGRPIAQFQLVQEHLAAMKLDLEAARLLTYRAAWKKVKGEPYTLEASLAKLFASEAANRVAYRAIQVHGGYGFFEEYEVARLYRDARILTLYEGTSEVQKLIIGAHLTGVRAFAQGGRYVPHNHLDSCSASR
- a CDS encoding ABC transporter substrate-binding protein, which gives rise to MFRIITWILALLVGKLYKLQLIARANMPWIPDSSRGWWCNFGVYSKALDIRRCAVRFAWALVVLLGSALAQYRIGSHLPLTGSLARIGGEMANGVRLAVEHFNQANPNLKVELVLLDDESSPAKAVAAVERLVGRERVLGITGGYGSNLIGPASEVAERARVPYITSGGLARELTERGFKYFFRFTNVQGYTVVVDLIARGFGAKRVALLHDDGAGGTDVAKAVLERIQEAGLEVVFQSSYPGRATDLRTPLERVSRSGAEVLIFIGYENNYAVALRNAQVVRPNLNAFVGLYSLITPSLLKDLGSLMEGVYGTEPWTDGSAPVALRAEEARFVRDYRDRFRERPGYLAALGYVQTKLLLEALKQAASQGTPTPQAVRDALAVQQGQTLVSEVRFDEKGDNVVYRTVVSQVQGGKGVPVWPRERAYGRFIYPKVPWR